In Propionicimonas paludicola, a single window of DNA contains:
- a CDS encoding sensor histidine kinase: MTPIASSALLGVVLGAGLAALVLWLLVRRSARRVAGQIVNRHHLGEILGPLRAAVVVLSDTDRVLACSDFAKSIGMVRGSSIALAEVQQVLADARVQHRTNEAEMRLIEPSTGAPLLLSVRAVLLSNDGAVVIGEDRSADLRFSQTRRDFVANISHELKTPIGAIGLLAEAAEAATDDPEAVKHFLKKLIAEADRLNELVSQIIALSRLQAADSSTDARTVVVADVIAAAVSRTREQAEAAGISVSSSVQPGLTLHGDAEQLETALTNLVQNAIAYSERGARVAVSGQETVGEVELRVSDTGIGISDADQKRIFERFYRVDADRSRASGGTGLGLSIVKHIASAHGGDVSVWSRPGQGSTFTLRLPVQSAAGDPADREEVPR; encoded by the coding sequence GTGACGCCCATAGCTTCGTCGGCTCTTCTCGGTGTGGTGCTCGGCGCCGGTTTGGCCGCGCTGGTGTTGTGGCTGCTGGTTCGCCGTTCCGCTCGTCGGGTGGCCGGCCAGATCGTGAACCGGCACCACTTGGGCGAGATCCTCGGACCGCTGCGTGCCGCCGTGGTGGTGCTCTCCGACACCGATCGGGTGTTGGCCTGCTCGGACTTTGCCAAGTCGATCGGCATGGTGCGCGGCTCCTCGATCGCCCTGGCCGAGGTGCAGCAGGTGCTGGCCGATGCCCGGGTGCAGCACCGCACCAACGAGGCCGAGATGCGGTTGATCGAGCCGTCCACCGGAGCCCCGCTGCTGTTGTCGGTGCGCGCGGTCCTGCTCAGCAATGACGGCGCCGTGGTGATCGGCGAGGACCGTTCCGCCGACCTGCGGTTCAGCCAGACCCGGCGCGACTTTGTCGCCAACATCAGCCATGAGTTGAAGACCCCGATCGGCGCCATCGGACTGCTCGCCGAAGCGGCCGAGGCCGCCACCGACGATCCTGAGGCGGTCAAGCACTTCCTGAAGAAGCTGATCGCCGAGGCCGATCGACTCAACGAGCTGGTCAGCCAGATCATCGCCTTGTCCCGGCTGCAGGCCGCGGACTCGTCCACCGATGCCCGCACCGTGGTGGTGGCGGACGTGATCGCGGCCGCCGTCTCCCGGACCAGGGAGCAGGCCGAGGCGGCCGGGATCTCGGTCTCATCCTCGGTCCAGCCCGGGCTCACCCTGCACGGGGATGCCGAGCAACTGGAGACCGCGCTGACCAACCTGGTGCAGAACGCCATCGCCTACTCCGAGCGCGGCGCCAGAGTGGCGGTGTCCGGCCAGGAGACCGTCGGCGAGGTCGAGCTGCGGGTCTCCGACACCGGCATCGGAATCAGCGATGCCGACCAGAAGCGGATCTTCGAGCGTTTCTACCGGGTGGACGCCGACCGGAGCCGGGCCAGTGGTGGCACCGGCCTGGGGCTGTCCATCGTCAAGCACATCGCGTCCGCCCACGGCGGCGATGTCAGTGTGTGGAGCCGTCCAGGGCAGGGGTCGACGTTCACCCTGCGGCTCCCCGTCCAGTCTGCTGCCGGAGATCCGGCTGATCGCGAGGAGGTTCCCCGATGA
- the phoU gene encoding phosphate signaling complex protein PhoU yields the protein MRDNYRENLESVVADLVGMSEAVQVAVRQATQALLEADLSLAEAVISGDSAIDKMHDELEARCFSLLARQAPVAGELRTVVAALRMVADLARMGDLAAHVAKIARLRFPERAVPEGLVPNFTLMARVAEEMVATAGRSLRERNAHDAGRLADSDEEMDELRKSQFRVILGQDWPYTVEAAVDVALLGRYYERIADHAVIMAARVIYVITGLLPEGENWPVA from the coding sequence ATGCGGGACAACTACCGAGAGAACCTGGAGAGCGTCGTCGCCGACCTGGTCGGGATGAGCGAGGCCGTCCAGGTGGCCGTCCGCCAGGCGACCCAGGCGCTGCTGGAGGCCGACCTGAGCCTTGCCGAAGCGGTGATCTCCGGCGACTCGGCGATCGACAAGATGCACGATGAGCTGGAGGCGCGCTGCTTCTCGCTGCTGGCCCGGCAGGCTCCGGTGGCCGGCGAGCTGCGCACCGTGGTGGCCGCGCTGCGAATGGTGGCCGACCTGGCCCGGATGGGCGACCTGGCTGCACACGTGGCCAAGATCGCCCGGCTGCGCTTCCCGGAGCGGGCCGTCCCCGAGGGCCTGGTCCCGAACTTCACTCTGATGGCGCGCGTCGCCGAAGAGATGGTGGCCACCGCCGGACGGTCGCTGCGTGAGCGCAATGCCCACGACGCCGGTCGGCTGGCCGACTCCGACGAGGAGATGGACGAGCTGCGCAAGAGCCAGTTCCGAGTGATCCTCGGACAGGACTGGCCCTACACCGTCGAGGCCGCCGTGGACGTGGCCCTGCTCGGTCGCTACTACGAGCGGATCGCCGACCACGCCGTGATCATGGCGGCCCGGGTGATCTACGTGATCACCGGCCTGCTGCCCGAAGGCGAGAACTGGCCGGTCGCCTGA
- a CDS encoding response regulator transcription factor — translation MTRVLIIEDEESYRETIGFLLQREGFEVSSAADGSAGLAAYDRQGADIVLLDLMMPGLSGTEVCRQLRARGNVPIIMVTARDSEVDKVVGLELGADDYVTKPFSGRELVARIRAVLRRGAEVDLVTDVIEAGGVRMDVERHETTVRGIPIQLALKEFELLELLLRNSGRVLTRGQLIDRVWGPDYVGDTKTLDVHVKRLRAKLEVDPANPELLVTVRGLGYKFNS, via the coding sequence ATGACTCGGGTTCTGATCATTGAAGACGAAGAGAGCTACCGGGAGACCATTGGCTTCCTGCTGCAGCGGGAGGGCTTCGAAGTGTCGTCCGCTGCGGACGGCTCGGCCGGCCTGGCCGCCTACGACCGTCAGGGCGCCGACATCGTCCTGCTCGACCTGATGATGCCCGGCCTGTCCGGCACCGAGGTCTGCCGCCAGCTGCGGGCCCGCGGGAACGTCCCCATCATCATGGTGACCGCTCGCGATTCCGAGGTGGACAAGGTGGTCGGGCTCGAGCTGGGCGCCGACGACTACGTCACCAAGCCCTTCAGCGGACGCGAACTGGTGGCCCGAATCCGAGCCGTCCTGCGCCGTGGCGCCGAGGTCGACCTGGTCACCGACGTGATCGAGGCCGGCGGAGTCCGGATGGACGTGGAGCGGCACGAGACCACCGTCCGCGGGATCCCGATCCAACTGGCGTTGAAGGAGTTCGAGCTGCTCGAGCTGCTGCTGCGCAACTCCGGCCGGGTGCTCACGCGCGGCCAGCTGATCGATCGGGTCTGGGGTCCGGACTATGTGGGCGACACCAAAACCCTGGACGTCCACGTCAAGCGGCTGCGAGCAAAGCTCGAAGTGGATCCGGCAAATCCGGAGCTGCTGGTGACCGTGCGCGGACTTGGTTACAAGTTCAATAGTTGA
- a CDS encoding phosphoglyceromutase: MSAKLILLRHGESEWNAKNLFTGWVDVDINDKGVAEAKRGAGLLKSEALLPDVVHTSVLRRAIHTAYLALDGCDRHWVPVRRSWRLNERHYGNLQGKNKAETLAAYGEEKFMLWRRSYDTPPPALDADNEYTQFNDDRYAFLPPEARPQTECLKDVVIRMLPYWYDSIVPDLRDGKTVLVVAHGNSLRALVKHLDGISDADIAGLNIPTGIPLLYELDADLRPITAGGRYLDPEAAKAAIEAVKNQGKK, encoded by the coding sequence ATGAGTGCCAAGCTGATCCTGCTCCGCCACGGCGAGAGCGAATGGAACGCCAAGAACCTGTTCACCGGTTGGGTGGACGTCGACATCAATGACAAGGGAGTCGCCGAGGCCAAGCGGGGCGCCGGACTGCTCAAGTCGGAGGCGCTGCTGCCGGACGTGGTGCACACCTCCGTGCTGCGTCGGGCCATCCACACCGCCTACCTGGCCCTGGACGGCTGCGATCGGCACTGGGTGCCGGTGCGTCGCTCCTGGCGGCTCAACGAGCGCCACTACGGCAACCTGCAGGGCAAGAACAAGGCCGAGACCCTGGCCGCCTACGGCGAAGAGAAGTTCATGCTGTGGCGTCGGTCCTACGACACCCCGCCGCCGGCCCTGGACGCCGACAACGAGTACACCCAGTTCAACGACGACCGGTACGCCTTCCTGCCGCCGGAGGCTCGTCCGCAGACCGAGTGCCTCAAGGACGTCGTGATCCGGATGCTGCCGTACTGGTACGACTCGATCGTCCCGGATCTGCGTGACGGCAAGACCGTCCTGGTCGTGGCCCACGGCAACTCGCTGCGCGCTCTGGTCAAGCACCTGGACGGGATCAGCGACGCCGACATCGCCGGGCTGAACATCCCGACCGGCATCCCGCTGCTCTACGAACTGGACGCCGACCTGCGTCCGATCACCGCGGGTGGACGCTACCTCGACCCGGAGGCCGCCAAGGCCGCCATCGAGGCCGTCAAGAACCAGGGCAAGAAGTAG
- a CDS encoding SDR family NAD(P)-dependent oxidoreductase has protein sequence MTQSGLAVVTGASSGIGAATARQLAAAGFEVICVARRTDRIQALADEIGGRALTCDITSDADVAALADAVGGRLDVLVNNAGGAFGLSPVASADIAEWDRMYQLNVLGTERVTRALLPSLTAAHGALVFVTSTAAESAYEGGAGYCGVKAAERMLVGALRLEFYDQPVRITEISPGMVHTEEFSLVRLGGDQAKADAVYAGVPNPLVADDVAEAIVWMATRPAHVNIDRMVIRPVAQAANHKTYRVS, from the coding sequence ATGACGCAATCTGGGCTAGCAGTGGTGACCGGAGCCAGCAGTGGGATCGGGGCGGCCACCGCCCGACAGCTGGCCGCAGCCGGTTTCGAGGTGATCTGCGTGGCCCGGCGCACCGATCGGATCCAGGCCCTGGCCGACGAGATCGGTGGCCGAGCCCTGACCTGTGACATCACCAGTGACGCGGACGTGGCCGCCCTGGCCGACGCGGTCGGCGGCCGCCTGGACGTCCTGGTGAACAACGCGGGCGGCGCCTTCGGCCTATCTCCCGTAGCCAGCGCCGACATCGCCGAGTGGGATCGGATGTACCAGCTGAACGTGCTCGGCACCGAGCGGGTCACCCGGGCCCTACTGCCGTCCCTGACGGCAGCGCACGGCGCGCTGGTGTTCGTGACCTCGACCGCGGCCGAGTCCGCCTACGAAGGCGGGGCCGGCTACTGCGGCGTGAAGGCTGCCGAGCGGATGCTGGTGGGCGCGCTGCGGCTGGAGTTCTACGACCAGCCGGTGCGGATCACCGAGATCAGCCCGGGCATGGTGCACACCGAGGAGTTCTCACTGGTCCGCCTGGGTGGCGATCAGGCCAAGGCGGACGCGGTCTACGCCGGAGTGCCCAACCCGCTGGTGGCCGACGATGTGGCCGAGGCCATCGTCTGGATGGCCACTCGTCCGGCTCATGTGAACATCGACCGGATGGTGATCCGTCCGGTGGCTCAGGCGGCCAACCACAAGACCTACCGGGTCAGCTGA